A part of Diceros bicornis minor isolate mBicDic1 chromosome 32, mDicBic1.mat.cur, whole genome shotgun sequence genomic DNA contains:
- the SNX20 gene encoding sorting nexin-20 isoform X1, which translates to MASPKHPGGPGWMGHGAQCMAGTKQETSATGPDLPRPGPEGHLEARSSPGSNSSMTTRELQEYWRGEKGCWRRVKLLFEISSARIEERKVSKFVMYQIVVIQTGSFDSNKAVLERRYSDFETLQKNLQKTFREEIEDVVFPRKHLTGNFTEEMISERKLAFKEYLSLLYAIRCVRRSREFIDFLTRPELREAFGCLRAGQYTKALDILVRVAPLLEKLTAHCPVMLVPALCAMLVCHRDLERPAEAFAAGERALQCLQAREGHRYYAPLLDAMIRLAYALGKDFASLQQRLEESQLRKPTLRGFTLKELTVREYLY; encoded by the exons ATGGCAAGTCCCAAGCACCCTGGGGGCCCTGGATGGATGGGACACGGAGCCCAGTGCATGGCAGGGACCAAGCAGGAAACATCAGCCACGGGCCCAGACCTCCCACGTCCTGGACCTGAAGGGCATTTAG AGGCCCGCAGCAGCCCCGGCTCCAACTCCAGCATGACCACGCGGGAGCTGCAGGAGTACTGGCGCGGCGAGAAGGGCTGCTGGCGGCGCGTCAAACTGCTCTTTGAGATCAGCTCGGCCCGCATCGAGGAGAGGAAGGTCTCCAAGTTCGTG ATGTACCAAATCGTCGTCATCCAGACGGGGAGCTTTGACAGCAACAAAGCCGTCCTGGAACGGCGCTATTCGGACTTCGAGACGCTCCAGAAAAACCTCCAGAAGACCTTCAGGGAGGAGATCGAAGACGTGGTCTTCCCCAGGAAGCACCTGACGGGGAACTTCACGGAGGAGATGATCTCGGAGCGCAAGCTGGCCTTCAAGGAGTACCTGAGCCTGCTGTACGCCATCCGCTGCGTGCGCCGCTCCCGGGAGTTCATCGACTTCCTCACGCGGCCCGAGCTGCGGGAGGCCTTCGGCTGCCTGCGCGCCGGCCAGTACACCAAGGCCCTGGACATCCTGGTGCGCGTGGCGCCGCTGCTGGAGAAGCTGACGGCCCACTGCCCCGTGATGCTGGTGCCGGCCCTCTGCGCCATGCTGGTGTGCCACCGCGACCTCGAGCGCCCGGCCGAGGCCTTCGCGGCCGGCGAGAGGGCCCTGCAGTGCCTGCAGGCCCGGGAGGGCCACCGCTACTACGCGCCCCTGCTGGACGCCATGATCCGCCTGGCCTACGCCCTGGGCAAGGACTTTGCGTCGCTGCAACAGAGGCTGGAGGAGAGCCAGCTGCGGAAGCCCACCCTCCGGGGCTTCACGCTGAAGGAACTCACCGTCCGAGAGTATCTGTACTGA
- the SNX20 gene encoding sorting nexin-20 isoform X2, with translation MTTRELQEYWRGEKGCWRRVKLLFEISSARIEERKVSKFVMYQIVVIQTGSFDSNKAVLERRYSDFETLQKNLQKTFREEIEDVVFPRKHLTGNFTEEMISERKLAFKEYLSLLYAIRCVRRSREFIDFLTRPELREAFGCLRAGQYTKALDILVRVAPLLEKLTAHCPVMLVPALCAMLVCHRDLERPAEAFAAGERALQCLQAREGHRYYAPLLDAMIRLAYALGKDFASLQQRLEESQLRKPTLRGFTLKELTVREYLY, from the exons ATGACCACGCGGGAGCTGCAGGAGTACTGGCGCGGCGAGAAGGGCTGCTGGCGGCGCGTCAAACTGCTCTTTGAGATCAGCTCGGCCCGCATCGAGGAGAGGAAGGTCTCCAAGTTCGTG ATGTACCAAATCGTCGTCATCCAGACGGGGAGCTTTGACAGCAACAAAGCCGTCCTGGAACGGCGCTATTCGGACTTCGAGACGCTCCAGAAAAACCTCCAGAAGACCTTCAGGGAGGAGATCGAAGACGTGGTCTTCCCCAGGAAGCACCTGACGGGGAACTTCACGGAGGAGATGATCTCGGAGCGCAAGCTGGCCTTCAAGGAGTACCTGAGCCTGCTGTACGCCATCCGCTGCGTGCGCCGCTCCCGGGAGTTCATCGACTTCCTCACGCGGCCCGAGCTGCGGGAGGCCTTCGGCTGCCTGCGCGCCGGCCAGTACACCAAGGCCCTGGACATCCTGGTGCGCGTGGCGCCGCTGCTGGAGAAGCTGACGGCCCACTGCCCCGTGATGCTGGTGCCGGCCCTCTGCGCCATGCTGGTGTGCCACCGCGACCTCGAGCGCCCGGCCGAGGCCTTCGCGGCCGGCGAGAGGGCCCTGCAGTGCCTGCAGGCCCGGGAGGGCCACCGCTACTACGCGCCCCTGCTGGACGCCATGATCCGCCTGGCCTACGCCCTGGGCAAGGACTTTGCGTCGCTGCAACAGAGGCTGGAGGAGAGCCAGCTGCGGAAGCCCACCCTCCGGGGCTTCACGCTGAAGGAACTCACCGTCCGAGAGTATCTGTACTGA